The following proteins are co-located in the Sulfurospirillum deleyianum DSM 6946 genome:
- the trmB gene encoding tRNA (guanosine(46)-N7)-methyltransferase TrmB, giving the protein MPNFHSNHLKTLTYPCHAGETTFLWEAHSHRGNKLVMASSKGEPLLIRIQSKKEGGFLIKGDKVTRPTQASFLQKVLMDFRDVSEANVTYSNIEPKKFLHVKTSPYLKEIDFFAHDFKVEREIWVEIGFGSGRHLLHQAKKNPHIQFIGLEIHKPSIEQVLKQCELQGIENILVVDYDARLFMEFLPSNVVGRIFVHFPVPWDKKPHRRVFSAAFIEEALRVLHVNGTLELRTDSALYFEFSFMQMMHLSQAEVHVKKNAALEITSKYEDRWLKMEKDIYDVILTNERESEAIDKMGTLFFDEKVDFSKIRKQFKEELLRGDGFFVHFEELFESNDERGLIRISFGANERNEKCYLLIEQGKVSYLPDAILATKSNQLAHSLMKEWFHGICH; this is encoded by the coding sequence ATGCCAAATTTTCATAGCAATCATCTCAAAACACTTACGTATCCTTGCCATGCTGGAGAAACAACTTTTTTATGGGAAGCACACTCTCATCGAGGAAATAAATTGGTGATGGCTTCTTCTAAAGGGGAGCCATTACTGATTCGTATCCAGTCAAAAAAAGAGGGCGGTTTTCTCATCAAAGGGGATAAGGTCACTCGTCCTACACAAGCCTCTTTTTTACAAAAGGTATTGATGGATTTTAGGGATGTGAGTGAAGCGAATGTGACATATTCAAATATTGAGCCTAAAAAGTTTTTACATGTAAAGACATCTCCTTATTTAAAAGAGATTGATTTTTTTGCCCATGATTTTAAGGTAGAGCGTGAAATTTGGGTTGAGATTGGGTTTGGAAGTGGACGACATCTGCTGCACCAAGCCAAAAAAAATCCGCATATTCAATTCATTGGCTTAGAGATTCACAAGCCCTCGATTGAGCAAGTTTTAAAACAGTGTGAATTACAGGGCATTGAGAATATTTTAGTGGTGGATTATGATGCAAGGCTTTTTATGGAGTTTCTTCCCTCCAATGTCGTTGGACGTATTTTTGTTCATTTCCCTGTTCCGTGGGATAAAAAACCACATCGAAGAGTCTTCTCTGCGGCATTTATCGAAGAGGCGCTTCGGGTTTTACATGTAAACGGAACTTTGGAGCTTCGAACCGACAGTGCGCTCTATTTTGAGTTTTCTTTCATGCAAATGATGCACCTCTCTCAAGCAGAAGTTCATGTCAAAAAAAATGCAGCGTTAGAGATTACCAGTAAGTATGAAGATCGTTGGTTAAAAATGGAAAAAGATATTTATGATGTCATTTTGACCAATGAAAGAGAATCTGAAGCTATTGATAAAATGGGAACGCTCTTTTTTGATGAAAAAGTGGACTTCTCAAAAATTCGTAAACAGTTTAAAGAGGAACTTTTACGAGGAGATGGTTTTTTTGTTCACTTTGAAGAGTTGTTTGAAAGTAATGATGAACGGGGTTTGATTCGTATCTCCTTTGGTGCAAATGAACGCAATGAAAAGTGTTATTTGTTGATTGAACAAGGTAAAGTTTCGTATCTTCCTGATGCTATTTTGGCAACCAAAAGCAATCAATTAGCACACAGTTTAATGAAAGAGTGGTTTCATGGAATATGTCATTAA
- a CDS encoding cell division ATP-binding protein FtsE — MEYVIKANNLNLSYGRDEPIITDASLQIKAQEFVFITGKSGSGKSTIIKSLYGELFPNMGDLNVCGVDFKNITGSKLNILRRYLGVVFQDYKLIDEWTVEQNVMLPLIIGGFSKSVCVKQAHKLLKHVKLLHKINKYPYELSGGEQQRVAMARALAHNPILILADEPTGNLDSYSSEVIWNLLKGAKEHLGTTVLVVTHNIPSTLGIDYKHYFLEGGILHEVN; from the coding sequence ATGGAATATGTCATTAAAGCCAATAATTTAAATTTGAGTTATGGGCGAGATGAGCCTATTATCACTGATGCAAGTCTGCAAATTAAAGCGCAAGAGTTTGTGTTTATTACAGGCAAAAGTGGTAGCGGCAAATCAACCATTATCAAATCGCTTTATGGAGAACTTTTTCCCAATATGGGAGACTTAAATGTGTGCGGTGTAGATTTTAAAAACATTACAGGCTCGAAGCTTAATATTTTAAGACGCTATTTGGGTGTTGTTTTTCAAGATTATAAGCTGATTGATGAGTGGACAGTTGAACAAAACGTGATGTTGCCTTTGATTATTGGAGGGTTTTCAAAAAGTGTTTGTGTCAAACAAGCCCATAAGTTATTAAAACATGTCAAACTACTGCATAAAATCAATAAATATCCCTATGAACTCAGTGGTGGTGAACAACAACGTGTTGCTATGGCACGAGCACTAGCACACAATCCTATTCTCATTTTAGCGGATGAGCCCACGGGTAATTTAGATAGTTATTCTAGCGAAGTGATTTGGAATTTATTAAAAGGGGCGAAAGAGCATTTAGGCACAACCGTTTTGGTGGTCACCCACAATATTCCCTCAACGCTTGGAATTGATTATAAACACTATTTTTTAGAAGGTGGCATATTGCATGAAGTCAATTAA
- a CDS encoding FtsX-like permease family protein has protein sequence MKSINSHFSIMISVFILLFSFQFTRVVNTIVNDYAVKIIDDYAIVLVSSSELTEETLKKEIPEIHSLSEISSKKILDRLKNDMSSKNLTLLQVALPKFYSLKLETLPNQKRLESIKQKLASITSITRIETFAKTHEKVFKMFLLLQSMVYVFAFFIGFVAILLIFKQIRIWTYEHNRRMSIMTLFGASFFMKSAMLYRMTLVDSFLSAIAVCLVYMIAPKLAIVQNFANELDIRLPEFNFLVEGGTLIGVSLLFSFLAVTMVARRIGRV, from the coding sequence ATGAAGTCAATTAACAGTCATTTTTCTATTATGATTTCTGTTTTTATTTTGCTTTTTTCCTTTCAATTTACACGTGTTGTCAATACAATCGTGAATGATTACGCTGTGAAAATTATTGATGATTATGCGATTGTATTGGTTTCTTCATCCGAGTTAACAGAGGAGACACTTAAAAAAGAGATTCCTGAAATACACTCTTTAAGTGAAATTAGCAGTAAAAAAATCTTAGATCGTCTCAAAAATGATATGTCTTCAAAAAATTTAACACTGCTACAAGTGGCTCTTCCAAAATTTTATTCTTTAAAACTAGAGACACTCCCCAATCAAAAACGCCTTGAATCAATCAAACAAAAATTAGCTTCTATAACAAGCATTACGCGCATTGAAACCTTTGCAAAAACACATGAAAAAGTCTTTAAAATGTTTTTGCTTTTACAGTCGATGGTGTATGTTTTTGCTTTTTTTATCGGCTTTGTTGCGATTTTGTTGATTTTTAAACAGATTCGTATTTGGACGTATGAACACAATCGTAGAATGTCGATTATGACTCTTTTTGGGGCATCTTTTTTTATGAAAAGTGCGATGTTGTATCGTATGACATTGGTTGATTCTTTCTTGAGTGCGATAGCTGTTTGTCTGGTTTATATGATTGCTCCAAAATTGGCGATAGTGCAAAATTTTGCCAACGAGTTAGATATTCGTTTACCTGAATTTAATTTTTTAGTCGAGGGTGGAACACTCATAGGTGTCTCTTTACTCTTCTCTTTTCTTGCTGTGACGATGGTTGCTCGTAGGATTGGACGTGTATGA
- a CDS encoding murein hydrolase activator EnvC family protein: protein MKQWFWFFLMSLLTLDVYANTSKKISENAKTLESKIETEKKIHGKLQDIADDILEEEKNIEKIKEKIEHLSQNINDSQESVQRKQEYLERMVKDTQLLSLKKKDLEHKLIKIIAEDFSFYLISDSNYMDNEDGVLVDEVLQKMDVIMRKEIGQLSTNYKQINDQITSQSSEIKTLYTEIQSAKNKKDELLSLEKKRESSIAQLNAKKVNYKKQLDDIAKERDEIRATLEKLKIIKAQEETQRLAAENAKKQKIQEKSVSTDKSDIRQIGSSYQNSHVKKYVGEKTIAPLESYRVKRRFGDYVDPIYKIKIFNESIVLSSKTSDAVVKSVLNGKVIFAKDTASMQKVIIIEHGDEIHTIYAHLSKIAPTIQVGQKIKKGYVIGRVDNDLTFEVTQKNFHIDPLELIGAK from the coding sequence ATGAAACAATGGTTTTGGTTCTTTCTTATGAGTCTGCTCACTCTTGATGTATACGCAAATACGAGTAAAAAAATCAGTGAAAATGCAAAGACATTAGAATCAAAAATTGAAACAGAAAAAAAGATTCATGGAAAATTACAAGATATTGCTGATGATATTTTAGAAGAAGAAAAAAATATTGAGAAAATCAAAGAGAAAATTGAACATTTAAGCCAAAATATCAATGATTCTCAGGAGAGTGTACAACGAAAACAAGAGTATCTTGAACGCATGGTCAAAGATACACAACTTCTTTCCTTAAAAAAGAAAGATTTAGAGCATAAGTTGATTAAAATTATTGCTGAAGATTTCTCCTTTTATCTTATCTCTGATAGTAATTATATGGATAATGAAGATGGCGTTTTGGTCGATGAAGTGTTGCAAAAAATGGATGTGATTATGCGCAAGGAAATTGGGCAATTAAGCACTAATTATAAGCAAATCAATGACCAAATCACATCTCAAAGCAGTGAAATTAAAACGCTTTATACCGAAATTCAAAGTGCAAAAAATAAAAAAGATGAGTTACTGAGCTTAGAAAAAAAACGTGAGAGTTCTATTGCTCAATTAAATGCTAAAAAAGTAAATTATAAAAAACAGTTAGATGATATTGCAAAAGAGCGGGATGAAATTAGGGCGACACTGGAAAAGCTTAAAATTATAAAAGCCCAAGAGGAGACACAACGCTTAGCTGCTGAAAACGCTAAAAAGCAAAAAATACAAGAAAAAAGTGTTTCCACAGACAAATCAGATATTCGACAAATTGGTTCTTCGTATCAAAATAGCCATGTTAAAAAATATGTGGGTGAAAAAACCATTGCTCCTTTGGAAAGTTATCGAGTGAAACGTCGTTTTGGTGATTATGTTGATCCTATTTATAAAATCAAAATTTTTAATGAATCCATTGTGCTGAGTTCAAAAACATCAGATGCTGTTGTTAAAAGTGTTTTAAATGGAAAAGTTATTTTTGCTAAAGATACAGCATCTATGCAAAAAGTGATTATTATTGAACATGGAGATGAAATTCATACGATTTATGCGCATCTCTCAAAGATTGCTCCTACTATTCAGGTGGGGCAGAAAATTAAAAAAGGGTATGTGATTGGACGTGTTGACAATGATTTGACATTTGAAGTGACACAGAAGAATTTTCACATCGACCCTTTAGAACTCATTGGTGCAAAGTAA
- the pyrH gene encoding UMP kinase, with protein sequence MQKRKRVLVKFSGEALSGNNGFGIDTSILKFIADEIKSLVTHGIEVGIVIGGGNIIRGVSAAKDGIIKRTSGDYMGMLATVINSVAMQEALEHVGMEVRVQSAIKMEAICETFIVRRAQRHFEKERIVIFAAGTGNPFFTTDTAATLRAIEIGADMIIKATKVDGVYDKDPNKFLDAQKLSELTYERAMDDSIKVMDDTSIALAKDNNLPIVVCNMFEKGNLLKIIEGNLENCSIVKNK encoded by the coding sequence ATGCAAAAGAGAAAAAGGGTTTTAGTTAAGTTCTCCGGAGAAGCACTCTCTGGGAATAATGGATTTGGTATTGATACTTCCATTTTAAAATTTATCGCTGATGAAATTAAGTCACTTGTTACTCATGGAATTGAAGTAGGAATTGTTATTGGTGGTGGTAATATCATTCGTGGCGTGAGTGCGGCAAAAGATGGTATTATTAAACGTACCAGTGGTGATTATATGGGCATGTTAGCAACGGTCATCAATAGCGTTGCGATGCAAGAAGCCTTAGAACACGTAGGCATGGAAGTGCGTGTGCAAAGCGCGATTAAGATGGAAGCGATTTGTGAAACATTTATTGTAAGACGTGCACAGCGCCATTTTGAGAAAGAGCGTATTGTTATTTTTGCAGCAGGTACAGGTAATCCTTTCTTTACAACGGATACCGCAGCAACACTTCGTGCTATTGAAATTGGTGCGGATATGATTATTAAAGCTACGAAAGTAGATGGTGTTTACGATAAAGATCCTAATAAGTTTTTAGATGCTCAAAAATTATCAGAGCTCACCTATGAAAGAGCCATGGATGATAGCATTAAAGTAATGGATGATACCTCTATTGCACTCGCAAAAGATAATAATTTGCCTATTGTCGTGTGCAATATGTTTGAAAAAGGGAATTTACTTAAAATTATTGAGGGTAATTTAGAAAATTGCTCTATTGTTAAAAATAAATAA
- a CDS encoding DNA-directed RNA polymerase subunit omega → MQRTEEITAKALELVGQDRYKLVMMVSKRADQLSNGAEPLIKADKNKQKFTDIALLEIAEGKIRLDSITDC, encoded by the coding sequence ATGCAAAGAACAGAAGAAATTACAGCAAAAGCGTTAGAATTGGTTGGACAGGATCGTTATAAATTAGTGATGATGGTTTCTAAAAGAGCTGATCAACTTTCAAACGGTGCTGAACCATTGATTAAAGCGGATAAAAACAAACAAAAATTTACCGACATTGCACTTTTGGAAATTGCAGAAGGTAAAATTAGATTAGATTCTATTACTGATTGTTAA
- a CDS encoding RelA/SpoT family protein — protein MEELIEIVKECKSSDSAVELLYKYIKPTPNVEKAVAFTIAKHQGQYRKSGEAYVVHPLLVCVFVAYLGGDESMIVAGLLHDVVEDTSCSAEEIRALFGEEVGHLVDGLTKIVEIRDIELIPSYSNDKLVASALTFRKMLIASIRDVRVLVVKLCDRLHNMLTLSALDAIKQKRIAEETLVVYAPIAHRLGISSIKNLLEDLSFAYVMPNEYGKIDTYIKEHGQQLQLRLNHFISKIKNHMIKEGFIESDFTIQKRVKHYYSIYLKMQRKGVSIEEVLDLLAIRIIVRTPIDCYRALGIVHQHFRPLISRFKDYIAIPKENGYQTIHTTVFDDKSIIESQIRTYDMNKTAEYGVAAHWKYKSGGLNPKLDWLNDLNTQNEEIDNIEDFYAIAKDNLYSEDIAVFSPKGDIFTLPRGATVLDFAYEVHTEVGMYADEAFVNKQKVPLLTELKNGDIVRIVTSKEPKYRCTWVNSVKTGKAKTTIQAHCRQKIKEINHKVALKILSYTFSVNQSKIESWVEQEHAMKKIFKVATDSIYLQDVANTLKLYALQDTLLFPLLKKDRYRIKKQKFENIVIYSNHNISNVYFDYCCHPKRGDDIVGFKKGNDVFVHHKLCERATSLMEADEPMVFVKWTREAPERYKLIVSLDNKKGSLASFLAYLAKMQINLVTIELGKSEEEGHADYFEMILELPDKNISAVRENLKGKYRVIELVSVNDAYK, from the coding sequence TTGGAAGAGTTAATTGAGATTGTAAAAGAGTGCAAAAGCTCTGATAGTGCGGTTGAACTCTTATACAAATATATTAAACCAACGCCTAATGTTGAAAAAGCAGTTGCGTTTACGATTGCGAAACATCAAGGACAGTATCGTAAGAGCGGTGAAGCCTATGTTGTTCACCCCTTGTTGGTATGTGTCTTTGTCGCTTACTTAGGCGGTGATGAATCGATGATTGTTGCAGGCTTACTTCATGATGTGGTCGAAGATACTTCTTGTTCGGCAGAAGAGATTAGAGCACTTTTTGGTGAAGAAGTGGGGCATCTTGTTGATGGATTAACTAAGATTGTTGAAATTCGAGATATTGAACTGATTCCCTCTTATTCCAATGATAAATTAGTGGCTTCTGCATTAACCTTTCGTAAAATGTTAATTGCTTCTATTCGTGATGTCCGCGTTTTAGTCGTAAAGTTATGCGATCGCTTGCACAATATGTTAACCCTATCTGCATTAGATGCCATTAAACAAAAACGTATTGCAGAAGAGACGTTAGTTGTTTATGCACCCATTGCACATCGTTTAGGTATCTCTTCTATTAAAAATCTTTTAGAAGACTTAAGCTTTGCCTATGTGATGCCTAACGAATATGGCAAGATTGATACCTACATCAAAGAACATGGTCAACAGCTTCAACTTCGCTTGAATCATTTTATCTCTAAAATTAAAAATCATATGATTAAAGAGGGATTTATTGAGAGTGATTTTACGATTCAAAAGCGTGTTAAACACTACTATTCTATCTATTTGAAGATGCAACGTAAAGGAGTCAGTATCGAAGAGGTACTGGATCTCTTAGCGATTCGTATTATTGTGAGAACACCCATTGATTGTTATCGTGCTTTAGGAATTGTGCATCAACATTTTAGACCACTCATTTCTCGTTTTAAAGACTATATCGCTATTCCTAAAGAGAATGGCTATCAGACGATTCATACAACGGTATTTGATGATAAATCGATTATTGAATCTCAAATTAGAACCTATGATATGAATAAAACAGCTGAATATGGTGTTGCAGCACACTGGAAATATAAATCAGGTGGGCTCAATCCAAAGTTGGATTGGCTCAATGATTTAAATACCCAAAATGAAGAGATTGATAATATTGAAGATTTTTATGCGATTGCAAAAGATAACCTTTACAGTGAAGATATCGCAGTTTTTTCTCCCAAAGGGGATATTTTTACACTTCCTCGTGGAGCGACTGTTTTAGATTTTGCGTATGAAGTGCATACGGAAGTGGGAATGTATGCGGATGAAGCGTTTGTCAACAAACAAAAAGTTCCACTTTTAACAGAGCTTAAAAATGGTGATATCGTACGCATTGTAACTTCAAAAGAGCCAAAATATCGATGCACATGGGTTAATAGCGTTAAAACAGGTAAGGCAAAAACAACGATTCAAGCGCACTGCCGCCAGAAAATTAAAGAGATTAACCACAAAGTGGCATTAAAAATTTTATCTTATACTTTTAGTGTCAATCAAAGTAAAATTGAGTCATGGGTCGAGCAAGAACATGCGATGAAAAAGATTTTTAAGGTTGCAACGGATTCTATCTATTTGCAAGATGTGGCCAATACATTAAAATTGTATGCGCTTCAAGATACACTTCTTTTTCCTTTATTGAAAAAAGATCGCTATCGCATTAAAAAACAAAAATTTGAAAATATTGTTATTTATTCGAATCATAATATTTCAAATGTCTATTTTGACTACTGTTGTCATCCAAAACGAGGCGATGATATTGTTGGTTTTAAAAAAGGAAACGATGTTTTTGTCCATCATAAATTGTGTGAACGTGCGACTTCCTTGATGGAAGCGGATGAGCCAATGGTTTTTGTAAAATGGACGAGAGAAGCACCTGAACGTTATAAACTTATTGTAAGTTTGGATAACAAAAAAGGCTCTTTAGCCTCATTTTTAGCTTATTTGGCTAAAATGCAGATTAATCTTGTGACGATTGAACTTGGAAAATCTGAAGAAGAGGGGCATGCGGATTACTTTGAAATGATTCTTGAATTACCTGATAAAAATATCAGTGCTGTACGAGAAAATCTTAAAGGGAAATACCGTGTGATTGAACTTGTTTCAGTCAATGATGCGTATAAATAA
- the tyrS gene encoding tyrosine--tRNA ligase → MKIQNALNEIKRGISEIIDEERIVTLIKKYFEKGETFLVKAGFDPTAPDLHLGHTVLLQKMALLQKYGAIVQFLIGDFTGMIGDPTGKNETRKKLTREVVLANAETYKEQVFKILDPAKTVVMFNSEWLGSMSASSLIELTTTFNVARMLEREDFEKRYKSQMPISISEFLYPLLQGYDSVAMKCDIEMGGTDQKFNLLMGRHLQRVYGIGKEQAVMMMPLLEGLDGVNKMSKSLGNYIGVTEAPADMFGKMLSISDVLMWRYYELLSSKSLEEIARLKHDVEEGEIHPKHAKEMIAMEIVTRYHGADEALKAQETFNRVHAQNEIPHDIELFTCKEPIWIAKALVDCGLEESTSQARRDIKQGGVKLNQIKVEDEQLQLECGEYVLQVGKRKFAKLKVQ, encoded by the coding sequence ATGAAGATTCAAAATGCGTTAAATGAGATTAAACGTGGTATCAGCGAAATAATTGATGAAGAGCGCATTGTTACATTAATTAAAAAATATTTTGAAAAAGGTGAGACATTTTTAGTCAAGGCTGGTTTTGATCCCACTGCTCCTGATTTACATTTAGGACATACTGTCTTACTTCAAAAAATGGCATTACTCCAAAAATATGGTGCTATTGTACAGTTTTTGATTGGTGATTTTACAGGAATGATTGGCGATCCCACAGGTAAAAATGAGACACGTAAAAAATTAACACGTGAGGTTGTTTTAGCAAACGCTGAAACTTATAAAGAGCAAGTGTTTAAAATTTTAGACCCAGCAAAGACGGTTGTTATGTTTAACTCTGAGTGGTTAGGGAGTATGAGTGCAAGCAGTCTGATTGAGCTTACTACAACGTTTAACGTAGCTCGTATGTTAGAGCGTGAAGATTTTGAAAAACGATACAAATCTCAAATGCCTATTTCTATTAGTGAGTTTTTGTACCCTCTTTTACAAGGATACGACAGTGTGGCGATGAAATGTGACATTGAAATGGGTGGAACGGATCAGAAGTTCAATCTGTTAATGGGACGTCATTTGCAACGTGTTTATGGTATTGGTAAAGAGCAAGCGGTTATGATGATGCCTTTACTTGAAGGTTTGGATGGCGTCAATAAGATGAGCAAATCATTAGGCAATTACATTGGCGTGACAGAAGCACCTGCGGATATGTTTGGAAAGATGCTTAGTATTTCTGATGTTCTCATGTGGCGTTACTATGAGCTTTTAAGTAGCAAAAGTTTAGAAGAGATTGCTCGTTTAAAACACGATGTTGAAGAGGGGGAAATTCATCCAAAACATGCTAAAGAGATGATTGCGATGGAGATAGTAACGCGTTATCATGGAGCAGATGAAGCTTTAAAAGCACAAGAAACATTTAATCGTGTCCATGCTCAAAATGAGATACCACACGATATTGAACTCTTTACATGTAAAGAGCCTATTTGGATTGCAAAAGCGTTGGTGGATTGTGGTTTGGAAGAATCCACATCACAAGCACGAAGGGATATTAAACAAGGCGGCGTAAAACTCAATCAGATTAAAGTTGAGGATGAACAGTTACAACTTGAGTGTGGCGAGTATGTTCTTCAAGTTGGCAAGCGGAAGTTTGCTAAATTAAAGGTGCAATGA
- a CDS encoding nitronate monooxygenase — protein sequence MSLQPLHIGKHTIQYPIVQGGMGLGISWDKLAGTVSLEGGLGVISSVGTGYYEQRQYSKKNINTRPFETENFYSKTALTAIVKNARKICGSNPLAMNILYAINDYERVIKDSCEAGVDIIITGAGLPTNMPEFTADYPDVALVPIVSSAKALKIICKRWTQRYNRLPDAIVVEGPLSGGHQGFTYEQCSQEEYQLENLIGPIRDEVKVWGDFPLIAAGGVWNHDDIMKMIALGANGVQMGTRFIGTHECDADQNFKEVLLKAKKEDIQLFKSPVGYPARGVKTNLIEMVEKREGPPIRCISNCVSPCHRGQEAKAVGYCIADRLSDAYMGKVETGLFFTGANGYRLNEIISVKELMQKLVYGEAH from the coding sequence ATGTCTTTACAACCACTTCACATTGGAAAACATACCATTCAATACCCTATTGTACAAGGGGGTATGGGACTTGGAATTAGTTGGGATAAACTAGCAGGGACTGTAAGCTTAGAGGGTGGGTTAGGTGTTATTAGCTCTGTTGGAACAGGCTATTATGAACAACGCCAGTACAGCAAAAAAAATATCAATACCCGCCCTTTTGAAACAGAAAATTTTTATTCTAAAACAGCACTAACGGCGATCGTTAAGAATGCTCGTAAAATTTGTGGCTCAAACCCATTGGCGATGAATATTTTATATGCCATCAATGATTATGAAAGAGTGATTAAAGATTCCTGTGAAGCAGGTGTTGATATTATCATTACGGGAGCTGGTTTACCAACCAATATGCCAGAATTTACAGCTGATTATCCTGATGTGGCACTGGTTCCTATTGTCTCTTCTGCAAAAGCGTTAAAAATTATTTGTAAGCGCTGGACACAACGATATAACCGTTTGCCTGATGCGATTGTGGTCGAAGGACCTTTAAGTGGAGGACATCAAGGTTTTACGTATGAGCAATGTTCTCAAGAAGAGTATCAATTAGAAAATCTCATTGGACCTATTCGTGATGAAGTGAAGGTGTGGGGTGATTTTCCTTTAATTGCTGCTGGAGGCGTTTGGAATCATGATGATATTATGAAAATGATTGCATTAGGAGCCAATGGTGTACAAATGGGAACACGCTTTATTGGAACCCATGAGTGTGATGCAGACCAGAATTTTAAAGAAGTTCTATTAAAAGCGAAGAAAGAAGATATTCAGCTTTTTAAATCACCTGTGGGCTATCCTGCTCGAGGTGTCAAAACCAATTTAATTGAAATGGTTGAAAAAAGGGAAGGTCCTCCTATTCGATGTATTAGTAACTGTGTGAGTCCGTGTCATAGAGGACAAGAGGCTAAAGCTGTTGGCTATTGTATTGCGGATCGTTTAAGCGATGCGTATATGGGAAAAGTAGAGACAGGTCTTTTCTTTACTGGTGCGAATGGTTATAGACTCAATGAAATTATTAGTGTGAAAGAGCTTATGCAAAAGTTGGTCTATGGGGAAGCGCATTAA